The Alnus glutinosa chromosome 3, dhAlnGlut1.1, whole genome shotgun sequence nucleotide sequence GCCCACAAAAGTACGCCTTGAATGCCTTTCAAACCACGACATTGGTTTAATAACTCGCTATTTATATCTTGCGTTTTAGATAGTTTGATACGAAGagttattttctatgattaatttaaataatttttaggatatttggttATCATTGTCTTAGATTTAGTTTGTTTGGATCAGATctactctttaactatttttataaatggattagcggaagatgaaagtcataaatagcactttattataataattttgtttgtatctataacTATGTAACCTTATAACAtatggctatgattttgcagaactttatgTTTTATGATGTAAAAACTCTATGCTCataatttgattaataaaatactcatatcttttataaaaaacaaaagggttaaatactttattggtacctgagttttagaaactttattttttggtacctgagtttcaatttgtatcacaAATAGTACTtaagttttgagaaaagatCAAATTAATATCTTAGTCAAGTTTTCCGTCTAAAACTAACGGTCCACCACATTACTgccacttagcaccactaggaACACGACATTTGTCCCTTGCGACATGTCAGCACccacataaataataaaattaattaaaaaataatcaaattttttataaaaaaaaaaaattggaaaaaaaaaaaaaaaaagaggggtggctcttTGGCCGGTTTagggtggtttagccaccccatggcaaaaaaaaaaaaaaaaaaaaaacattatgtTGGGTTTTGGcctcttgggggtggctgaaccacccccatgggcgaCGGAGGTGGTTGCCaccccccagaccggccaaggggagtggtggctcagccactcctcttcttcatttttctttttttctttttttcaatttttttttattaaattaaaacttgACTAATAATTACAGAAAATAATTTTCCCCCAAAATCTAAAAATGACGTGGGTATCTGATGTGGAAGTATTTGGGTGATTTGACAATTATGTGGGTGCTGACACGTCGCAAGGGACAAGTGTCGTGTTCTCTTAATGGTGCTAagtggcggaccgttagtttttggacaaaaaacttgactgaggtaccaatttgatatttttctctaaactgagtaccatttgtgatgcaaattgaaactcaggtactaaaaaataaagttcataAAACTCAAGtaacaataatttatttaacccaaaacaaaataacTCGTTGTTTGGATTGCTATCAATTTAGACTGTCTATGTAAAAGTATTTTTaagagcctttttttttaaaaaaaaaaaataattaaattaaatttaaggaatgaaattattttttattttcttatttaaatacacttcacaataattttatttatttttctatataccattaaaatattatttcattagTATCCTCACATTCTTTACAAAATTTCAACATAGTTTCCGATTAAAGCCAGATAGAGGagtgaagagaaagaaatattttgtattaaaataatagcTGGATGGAAAAAGTTAAAGTGCTGCCTAATGTTAAGGGAAGATAGAAGGTATTTGCTGCACGTGgcttaatgattttttttaaaaaaaaaaaatcctatattttgagaataaaaGAGGCTTTAAATCTCAAAAGCTATATATTGAGAGTGCTTTAAAGAGAGCTCTTCACCTGTCCGAACATAAGACGAGTTGCTTAAAACTTTCTCGAATCGGTGAACTAAATTTTCTTACATTTACTGTTCAAACACGAGTAGTCAAGCTGGCCGAGAAGGCCTAAGGAAGAGGACGGTGACCTAAACATCAAGGGTAGGGCCACCCGTGCGATGCAAGACATGCAGTGGGGCCGGCCGACACTTTGTGACAGTAACCGAAGCGCTCCATAATCTGCGATGCACGCCATTAGAGTTGGACAGCAGAGGTTTGCAAAGGAGTTCAATTCAAATCTACTCAATTAGAATTTAGAAAGCAAAGCAATTAGTCAAGTTATTTTGCCTACCActacataaaaaattaataaatattttcaaagattaTAGATtgaattgtatttcttttttatcccTAAATAATTGGtccatgtttttcttttccttttcggtTGTGTACTGTGCAGAGCTACCTACTATATGCCAGACTGCCATCCAGCTGGCAGCTGGCAGCTGGGCCAGCTCATTCATAAAGATATTtctttgcttaaaaaaaaatatatatatatattaatcgaTAAGATGTGTTTGTTGTTAACAAAGACCAATTAATGAGTGTACCATACTCTTAAAAGACGTTTTAAGAGATAATAGATGTTCATAGCTTATAAATTTCagaagttgaaatttttttgacaatGTGAGATGCTTTGATATGCCCTTTTACGTGTGGCATTATGGTCAAACACTTAGACAACAATAGGAAGAAATTGCATAATAACTCAAGGGatttgctctaataccatatcaAAGACCAATGGGCCCGGGCTAACTCACCCTCAAAAGACGTCTTGATTAAAGAAAAGGGATGCCCATGGCTTATAAACTTCACAGTCAAAAAAATCTTGACAATGTGAGACTTTTTGATAGTTGTCATTTTTTTGCATGTCTTTTGtaaattcattttcttgcactttctttttaaaaaataaaatctatcaTTGAATCAATGAAACGCAAGTGTGATCCTGTAGATTTAATGATGGATTTACATGTTTCTTACACAAAGATGgacaaaaaatatacaagacaatgaaacaaaaaaaatctcaaatacATAATAACCATTAATATGTTAAGTGTAAACCCGTTGATTAACCAACAAGTTTAATTGAATGGAGAGTTAAAGAAAAGTTCTTCAGGCCTGATCAGATTTGGCATTTAAAAGCAACcacagaaggaaaaaaattctaaagaaagaattgtattttctttagattttgtgATTGCTCGATATCAATTTCTCAGACAAAATGAAGGAAATATGAAttcttttatgctccgtttgtttcggcgtaaaatgattttgacatttttcggtgtttggtagggacaaaaataatagtcaaccgaaaaatgatttctgtttgacaaaaaatgtttagtaaatttaaaaagcgtaaatcattttccaaagaCTCTAGACACATTCGACCTCTTTTAAACGACATAGTCGACCTTCACATTCAAGTagtcgaccatcaccgaaatcttgccggtaccgaaatccgacaacatctggtcaatgtcgccggaatccgaccaACCCAAATTCCGACGACCAAACTGGACGTATTCCAGCCAGAATGGCTGGAtcccggccggatctggccggacAAATCTGGCTAGAAAATCCCTATCGACTGGCCGGGATCTAGCCAGAACGGCTGGATTCCGGCCAGTGGGCAGGAGTCCGATCATtctgtgccggattccggccaaaactGTCGAAATCTGGTAAAAGTGGTCGAAATCATGTCGGTCAGTGATAGAATCTTGTCaccggtgatttttatattattttacattaatatttatatgttttgaataaaaattgatttttataggttaatatgattgaataaaaatataaaaaatatttgtgatttttcatacacgccaaacaccgaaagatgctttaaatgaaaaatatttttcagaaaaataacttccataaaaccattttacgacgaaacaaacagaacattaGTCGAAAGTTGTCTCTTGATCCATGTGCATGAATGGGTGTATGCATGGGTTGCTACTCTTggcatgactaaaaataacgAACAAAATTAAGTATTCCAGCTTAGTATTGCAAAAGCAATCATAGCAGCCAATAGATCAAATGAATctatagttaaaaaataaaagtaaataaaacagaaaataaaattgaaaacgaAAATATACCATCTCCTCTATTATATACAATAACTCTTATTATCTTTCATGTCTCACATGTGTAAGTGGagattaaaaattatattatatactttGGGCCATGCAACTCTTCTGTTTGGCATtagaaatgaataattattcaattcgggttttttctaaaacccacccACCTAAAAACCCGAattttgacccgaattttgagTCCACTTGACTGTCTTTCAAATTACTGGTGGGACCCAACGCAGAAAAAgttgactaaaaaaaatattaatattaataatttaaatcaatataaaataaaagaaattaatattaataatttaaataaaaaaaataaaagaaattaaaaaaaaaacagaggggtaccttgggggaggccgcgcggcctcccccgactactgggggtgaccgcgcggccacccccgaccctggGGGGAGGCCGCACGGACTTACCCGACTGGCACGACCACCCctgacccttgggggaggccgcgcggcctcccccgagtactgggggtggccgcgcccctgacccttgggggtagccgcgcggcctcccccgagtactgggggtggccgcactgccacccctgacccttgggggtggctgccaaccggcagccaaccggcagccaacccttgcttcatttttttttttatttttaatttttaattttgatttcaattatttttttaaaaaaaattatttatttattttaattaaataattaatatataataaattattattatttcacacaactttcaaaataccaatcattatacacaactttttaaactatcaatcatttcttaccattaaaatataatatttttcaatctcaaaattcaacacccaaacacaatttcttacctcgatatttgtaaatagaattagaattgaattctaattctcaaaattcaatacccaaacgcaccagtATATATCATTAGGACCGTAGGTAATCAAGCCGAGTCGAACTGAGTTTTGAATTttcgaactcggctcgactctAGCACATGGATCGGATGTTCAAACTTGTCTCACAAAACCTTTTGTCAAagccgagcttgagctcgaACTCAATAAGGGTACCTACTTCAACTCTTATCGTACACTCGATCGGTTAAAATTggatttcttcttctatttttttcaaagtaaaaaaaataataaaaaaattaaaatctaaatgataatatatatattattcttgatGCTATTCTACAAACTATAagtgttcttaaaaaaaaaaatacattacacattttcaacatatataaaataattacaaatacaatcaaattcaaaaactttacataaaacaacaaatacaaatgaacaagaaattcaaaAGTCCTTGAAAATCTgtttaaaacacacaaaaaaaaataaaaattgttatgattttttactcccttgcattATTGTGAGGTgttcttaaaatacaaatttcttacaaattgaatTGTAGCAACTCCTACAATCCAACCTCTAAATAAGTAGCATATGTCTCTTATCATATgagaaacatatatttttttaatagcatatacTACTCACATGCTTAAATGACACATGCCACATTTTAGAGGCTAGGTTGTAGGAACTCATATAACCCAGATTGTAATAAATTTATGTctgtgttattaaaaaaaaaataataaaatcaatttacaCTACACATTTCTCAacataaataattcaaaatataatcaaattcaaaatctttaCATAAAACAGCAAATACAAATGAACAATATACAAATGGACTTAATGGTCTGAAACAGGAACATGTatacactaattttttttttttattattatttttagattttttactcccttgcattatttacttaacttttttgaaatcacaacACTTCAAAATCATAAGCCTAAACAAATAAGAAATTTCTACGAGAGCGGGTGCTATCAGAGAACTAAATTCGATTAGATAATGATTGAAGATCATATTCTAGGTTATTATTTAACTATACTTACTTAGTATACGTTAACCAAACTAGTAATATATTagtttgttaattaattagttagtaTGTTAATACTTATACACtaaaatcttatatttatataaaatattattatttatgcttACATACATATGAAGAAGGTAACGAGTCAAGCCGAGTTTATACAAATTATGTTCAAAAGCGTTAATCGATTCAAGGGGAGTTTATAcgatcatttctcattaatatatgaaatacaatcttatatttatataaaatattactatttatgcttatatatatatatatatatatatatatatatatatatatatatatatatatatatataaacgagcTAACGAGTTAAGTTGAGTTTATACAAATTATGTTCATGAGCATTAATCGAGCAAAGTAAAATTTATACAAGATATATCAAATGAACTACGTTTGAGATGAGTTTATTCGAACCGATCTCAAACATGTTCATGAATAGGCTTGTTAATTTACAGtcctatttatttattgtagAATTTAACCTTTTCCCCTAAATTGCTATGGAATAGATTAATATATAGAAAacgaaaacgaaaaaaataaaaatagttatgaACATCTTTGAGTTAAAAAACGATGAACTGGATGGTTTTGTGGCCCAATCATTGGGTGGGCCTTGCCATCGGGCTAGCTGAGGGCCTGaggcttcaaataaaaatattagacTAAcgtcttttctctttttgctttttatttggGCTATACAATATCTGAAGCAATAAAAGCAATAAGTCCCGTATGGCCATATCCCTTGTAACTtagaaacgaaaaaaaattgggataaTTCCTTCTTTTCCAAATGAATTATCCGCCTCCGTTAATATATCTTTACAAATTTACACTCTCACCATCTGACCGTATCgaattatcatttaattacCAAAACCTCAATTCCATCAATCAACCtcgtaaaaaatatttaaaataattcaaatatcCTAACCttataatcaaaatttacatataatattctcaaaattaaacaaaaaaaaaaaaaaagggaatggcggccacccccaaatttCGCGGGCCACCCCCCAGAGGTGGCTGGCGCCACCTCACCGGCAGCGgcctcctttcttttttctttttttaacaagaaaaatattttttaaagttttaaattttttgaggtttgatatttttcatctatttgtatttttagtttgatattttttagggtatttctatttttaaacgAAATTTAACGTCAAAAAACAGAATATTCTATCtgatttaacgagattccctTAACGGCGGGaggttttggtaagtaaattgGTAGTTCAATGCGGTCGGATGGTGAGTGTGTCAGTTTGTGGAGGCATATTGACGGAGGATGTagttcatgaaaaaaaaaggtaattacccaaaaaaataaaaaatttatgattaaggttttatttaataatgattgtgccatattatttaaaattttaaatgtcgTAACAATATGTACACCATATTACAACAAAtaaaccattaaatttatgaaatgTAATTTGAACTACAAAAttgatcatttttcttttactttaaaTGAAAAGGATTACGATCATCACACGCATGAAGAATAATTTGTGAGAATCATAATGTCAATGTATATGACCAACTGGGGCATTGGTCAtaatataaaaggaaaacttAACTTAGTATTTCTGAACTTTTATCACTTAAAAGGAGTTAAAGTTCAGAggagttaaataaaattttcataatttaaaaGGAATTTTGAAGGCTCATAAAGTTTAAAGATCCATTTATAAACCGGCGCCATAGAGACCTATAATAGATTCTAACAACATCATGACatgcttaattatttattaaccTAATCATGTTAAGCTTCTTAACCATTGTAGTAGCTCACCATATGCATTGGATGGCCCCTTATCTATGCCTAGCCAATTGTCATGATTCACACGCCACATGTGGATTGGAGGGATTTACCACCATGATATGCTCAATTATTTATTAACTTAATCATGTTAGGCTTCTTAACCATTGTTGTAGCTCACCATATGTATTGGATGGCCCCTTATCTATGTGCCTGTCTAGCCAATTGTCATGACTCACACCCCACATGTGGGATTGGTGAGATTTCTCATAGTTGTTGCCCTGCGAATTCAGCCACTCAACCTactcaaataaaaataactacaCCAAAAGGAATGaaagaattaaaatattttcaaagtcaatcataaaatcacaaatatttttaaaaaattaaaaataagaaggTTCTGaaaacatatatgtatatatgcttGTGCTTTGAAGTTTATCccaagaaaacaaagaattgAAATCAATTTCTTAAGTCACGATGAAGAGATCCATCAAGATTTTAGGCGTGTGTTTTGGTTTCTCTTTCTTGACTTGGCAGACAAAGACTGCCTTCTagattgagaaaaatatttatttttaatgaccAAAGGAACCTCCTcgaattttcaaacttaaataaatttaatttattttaaaaaatgaagttattGTAGGAATTAATTACCTCCTACTTCAAAAATTGCCCATCCTCTCCTCTAATTAATTTCTTAAAGAAACAAAAGCATTTCCTGTGGAGAATCCACCAAACTAATCCATCCCATGATTCAGACGTAATTTTTGAAACAAGCAAAACATATTTCTCATTGTCTCCGTGTCTCTCTCTCCAACAAAGCTCATGGATTCCAAAACCCACCTGAAATTCCCAATCCCATAGCCACAGACCCTCAGATTCACTATACCCACTTACCAAAATATacaaagaaatagaaaacactgaaaaaaagtgataatactctgtttttttttttttttttcctcatttccTGAACATTTCCCAGAATTTGTAGCTCATTCCTAAAATCGTGGCCTCGTTTTCAGGAAtcacagaaaacaaaaaccctgAAAGCAAAAAAACACTTGGGTTTTGAAttgttctttgattttttgttttttgggttttcgtTTTCCGAGTATGCATAGATCTGGAGCTACGATGGCCTGGAACGTGTTCAAATTCTGTACCGCACTGCGAGGCCTGGGCTCGATCATGATCCTTCTGGTTCTTGGGGTCGTGGGGGTGACTTACTACGCCGTCGTTTTGACCAATTACGGCCAGGCTTTGTACGCCGGTGGCCTCGATTCGCTCACCGCTCTTGCCGTCTTGATCTTGTTCCATTGCTTGGTAAAGCTTcgaaatttatatcaatttcttttgaatttctattctttagttgttttttttttttgtggggttgAGAGGTTTTGTTAGAGTTTCTGGGGTTTTAGAAAATGGGTGCCTTTCGGTTTATAGTAAAGTTTTTAAATGACCCTGAGAAATTCAGCTTCTCCTATATTATACAAAAATTtacctctttttctttaatttctttttattctttcttagTTGAACATTTGCATTTATAtcatttaatagaaaattcagCTTTCTGGGAAGTCACTGAATTGCCACAGTTTTACGCAAATCTGAATGCCTTTTTTTGGGCCACTTTAATGAATTTATGCTTAGAGCGCAGAATATTGTTAAACATGGCATGTGTTAGGTTGATGGAAGAAAATGATGCTAAAAATGGAAACTTTGTGATGATTGTACACTTGGTGATGCTACTGGGAAGTCACTGAATTGCCACATAGATTTTCTCATATCTGAATGCCTTTTTCGGtcattttaatgaatttatgcTTAGAGTGCAGAATATTGTGAAAAATGGCATGTGTTAGGTTGATGGAAGAAAATGATGCTAAAAATGGAAACTTTGTGTTGATTGTACAGTTGGTGATGCTACTGTGGAGTTACTTTTCTGTTGTTTTGACTGATCCGGGTGGTGTACCTCCTAATTGGAGGCCTGCTATCGATGAGGAGAGAGGGGAGGCCGACCCGTTGAATGTGTTGGAATTCAATAACTTGCCTGCAGACCAACCGGCAAATCAAAGAATCCGGTTCTGTCGGAAGTGCAACCAGCTGAAACCACCTCGCTGCCATCATTGCTCTGTTTGTGAGTTCTAAATATAGAATTTCTcgatacatatatacatgccTATTTATATGTTCAGGGGGTGATAAGTAGCATTGAATTGTTGGATTCAGGTGGGCGATGTGTGTTGAAGATGGACCATCACTGTGTTTGGGTTGTTAATTGTGTTGGGGCATTAAATTACAAgtatttccttcttttcttgGTATGTTTGCTTTACTCCCTAAAACTGACTCCTTATCAATAGGATTTATTCATTCAAAAATTTAATTGCTTTTGGTTCAGCTTTGTAAATGTCATTTTCAAATGCTTACCTGAGCTGTTTGTTTATTCTACTTGTCGATGAATTTATTTTGATGAGGTGTATATTATGCTTTCCCCTAGTTCTAGTAAAAGACTGTAATCATGCTTCGGGGCTCATTATGTATATCCTTCTGTTTCAGCCTTTCTATAATCCATTCTTTTATGACAAGTGCTCGCGTATTTTCTTGCTATTTCTGTCTGTGACTATTGGTGTTTCTCTTGACCCTTTACCGTCTCCTACTCACACTCACGTCAGAAAAGTTTCACCATTGTACTTATCTCAATAATTGTTTCTTTGGGCGTTTCTCAGCCCTTTATGGTTCTAACAACTTTAGCAC carries:
- the LOC133862787 gene encoding probable protein S-acyltransferase 14, producing MHRSGATMAWNVFKFCTALRGLGSIMILLVLGVVGVTYYAVVLTNYGQALYAGGLDSLTALAVLILFHCLLVMLLWSYFSVVLTDPGGVPPNWRPAIDEERGEADPLNVLEFNNLPADQPANQRIRFCRKCNQLKPPRCHHCSVCGRCVLKMDHHCVWVVNCVGALNYKYFLLFLFYTFLETSLVTLSLLPHFIAFFSDGEIPGTPGTLATTFLAFVLNLAFALSVMGFLIMHISLVAGNTTTIEAYEKKTTPKWRYDLGRKKNFEQVFGTDMWYWFIPAYSEEDIRRMPALQGLEYPSKPDFDSQEF